From a single Rhodothermales bacterium genomic region:
- a CDS encoding M1 family metallopeptidase, whose protein sequence is MSASLIQLLFLLAALLSTPNADVDPRIDVERYTFHLELFDGSDSIKGQATVEVLFREAGVRSFSLDLVGRQIGGAGMAVESVLINGADAKYTHDDDRLSITMGDPSSVGDRRTVHVVYSGRPGDGLIISTNKYGERTFFGDNWPDRARHWLPVVDHPSDKALIEFIVTAPDRYQVVGSGALVEETDLKDGRRLTHWRSTKPLATKVAVIGAARFAVSHVDVFEGVPIQTWVYPQDKEAGFYDYALAEPVLRFFVSRLGRFPYSKLANVQSKTRYGGMENASNIFYSEASVTGTRSSEELIAHEIAHQWFGDSVTEIDWPHIWLSEGFATYLTALYVEHTYGHDRFADLMSRNRETVVAFSRRVQLPVILDPAPGNLLELLSPNSYQKGGWVLHMLRSQVGTEVFWDGLRTYYERYSDGNASTEDFQNVMEDVSGLDLEWFFEQWLKRPGQPAFEGAWSVDASSGELRVELSQVQDGQTFKVPVEFGIYSSTSMDPIIVSAEVDERSESFSFSLDFNRIVDVRMDPHTRLLMHADFGPR, encoded by the coding sequence ATGAGCGCCTCGCTGATACAACTTCTCTTTCTACTCGCCGCCCTGCTGTCGACGCCGAACGCCGACGTTGATCCTCGCATCGATGTTGAGCGATACACATTCCACCTTGAGCTGTTCGATGGTTCCGACTCCATCAAGGGGCAGGCGACGGTAGAGGTTCTGTTTCGCGAAGCCGGTGTCAGGAGCTTCTCGCTTGATCTCGTCGGTCGCCAGATCGGGGGCGCCGGAATGGCGGTAGAATCCGTGTTGATCAATGGCGCCGATGCGAAGTACACCCACGACGATGACAGGCTGAGCATCACGATGGGCGATCCTTCGTCCGTCGGAGACAGACGCACCGTACACGTGGTCTACTCCGGCAGACCCGGCGACGGTCTCATCATATCCACAAACAAGTACGGAGAGCGAACATTCTTTGGGGACAATTGGCCCGATCGTGCCCGCCACTGGCTGCCGGTGGTAGACCACCCCTCCGACAAAGCGCTCATCGAATTCATCGTCACTGCGCCGGATCGATATCAGGTTGTGGGCAGCGGCGCCCTGGTGGAGGAAACAGACTTGAAGGACGGTCGCCGACTGACGCATTGGAGATCGACGAAGCCACTTGCAACAAAGGTGGCCGTCATCGGTGCCGCGAGGTTCGCCGTCAGTCATGTCGACGTGTTTGAGGGAGTTCCTATCCAGACCTGGGTATACCCTCAGGACAAAGAGGCCGGCTTCTACGACTACGCCCTCGCAGAGCCCGTACTTCGTTTCTTCGTCAGCCGTCTGGGCAGATTCCCTTACTCCAAGCTCGCGAATGTCCAGTCAAAAACCAGATATGGCGGGATGGAGAACGCGAGTAACATCTTCTACAGTGAAGCATCGGTCACGGGAACGCGATCGAGTGAAGAACTCATAGCGCATGAGATTGCCCACCAGTGGTTTGGCGACTCGGTTACCGAGATCGACTGGCCCCACATCTGGCTCAGCGAAGGTTTCGCAACGTATTTAACCGCTCTCTACGTCGAGCACACGTACGGGCATGATCGATTCGCCGACCTCATGAGCCGCAATCGCGAGACGGTCGTCGCGTTCTCCCGACGGGTTCAACTTCCCGTGATCCTTGACCCGGCACCGGGCAATCTGCTGGAGTTGCTCTCTCCGAATTCATATCAGAAGGGCGGCTGGGTCCTGCATATGCTCCGGTCTCAAGTTGGTACCGAGGTCTTCTGGGATGGGCTGCGGACCTACTACGAGAGATACTCCGATGGCAATGCGTCGACTGAAGATTTCCAGAATGTGATGGAGGACGTAAGCGGTCTGGATCTCGAATGGTTTTTTGAGCAGTGGCTGAAGCGACCCGGTCAGCCCGCCTTCGAAGGAGCGTGGTCGGTCGATGCTTCGTCAGGAGAATTGAGAGTTGAGCTTTCGCAGGTGCAGGACGGGCAGACGTTCAAGGTACCGGTCGAGTTCGGCATCTATTCGTCGACATCGATGGATCCGATAATCGTCTCGGCCGAGGTTGACGAGCGGAGCGAATCCTTCTCATTCTCTCTCGATTTCAACAGGATCGTCGACGTGCGCATGGATCCCCACACCAGGCTGTTGATGCATGCGGATTTCGGGCCCCGATAA
- a CDS encoding beta-lactamase family protein, whose protein sequence is MSGIGSILLALAILLGGCSSQEDDDPGSLLLDYEGEIPGAAVLVVKDGKALLSRGVGLANMQTGERVTAQTNFRLASVTKQFTATAILCLVEDRKLTLEENLVDIFPGFPEYGRDITVRHLLTHTSGLIDYENLIPGSETTQVLDSDVLEMMIAQTSTYFAPGSEYRYSNGAYAVLAMIVEERSGLSFPEYLHDNIFEPAGMDNTVAFLNGVNVVENRARGYTVDGTNITDSDQSVTSAVLGDGGIYSSIDDMLAWDSALYGDKVLSAEMRELAVTPATLDDGSKTGYGF, encoded by the coding sequence GTGTCTGGAATTGGCTCGATTCTCCTGGCATTGGCAATACTCCTCGGCGGCTGCTCCTCCCAGGAAGACGATGACCCGGGCTCACTTCTTCTGGATTACGAGGGAGAAATACCCGGAGCCGCCGTGCTTGTGGTGAAGGACGGAAAGGCACTGCTTTCTCGTGGCGTCGGCCTCGCGAACATGCAAACCGGCGAGCGTGTAACGGCACAGACAAATTTCAGACTCGCCTCCGTCACAAAGCAGTTCACCGCCACCGCGATTCTTTGCCTTGTGGAAGATCGCAAGCTCACGCTCGAAGAGAATCTCGTAGATATCTTCCCCGGCTTCCCGGAGTATGGCCGTGACATCACGGTGCGGCACCTCTTGACGCATACGTCCGGGCTTATCGACTATGAGAATCTGATACCCGGGTCCGAGACGACTCAGGTTCTCGATTCCGACGTCCTCGAGATGATGATTGCCCAGACCTCGACCTATTTCGCTCCCGGTAGTGAATATCGCTACAGCAACGGAGCTTATGCCGTGCTGGCGATGATCGTCGAGGAACGATCGGGACTATCATTCCCCGAGTACTTACACGACAACATCTTTGAACCTGCCGGGATGGACAATACCGTCGCTTTCCTCAATGGCGTGAATGTCGTTGAGAACCGCGCACGGGGTTACACGGTCGACGGTACCAACATTACGGATTCCGATCAGAGTGTCACCAGTGCCGTTCTTGGAGACGGAGGTATCTACTCCTCGATCGACGACATGCTGGCATGGGATTCTGCGCTTTACGGCGACAAGGTACTGTCGGCCGAAATGCGCGAGCTGGCAGTGACTCCGGCAACCCTCGACGACGGGAGTAAGACCGGGTACGGATTTG